Below is a genomic region from Candidatus Roseilinea sp..
TGGTCAGCGCCATCTCGGCCAGCGGCATGCGCGCCAGGTGCCATGACCAGCCTTCGTCGAACCATAGGCTTTGCTCGTCGAGGCTGTAAACGCGCAAAAGCCAGGCGCCGAGCAATATGCCCGCCGTGAGCGCATGCGCGCTCCTAGCGCTCGAAACCGGTCGCGTTGGGCTATTCAAAGCCGAGGCCTTGTTCCTTGAGACTGACGTAGCGATGGTGTGCGATGATGATGTGATCGAGCACCTCGATGTTGAGCAGCTTGCCGGCTTGCACGAGCGCTCGTGTGACGGCGACATCCTCAGCCGATGGCGACGGGTCGCCCGAAGGATGGTTATGCGCGAAGATGATAGAGGCGCAATTGCTGCGGATGGCCTCGCGGAACACCTCGCCCACGCGTACGCTGGCGCCGTTCAAGCTGCCGCGATAAATCATTGATGTGCCCAACACACGGTTGCGCGTGTCGAGCAGCATGATGCGCACTTCCTCCTGCTCAAGCAGGCTCATGTTCGGCATGAGCAATTGCGCTGCGTCGGCCGGCGTTTTCACCTGCGGCCGCGTGTCCGGCGTGCTGAGCGCTAGGCGTCGGCCAAGCTCCAGCGCCGCTTTGATCTCGATCGCCTTGACCGGGCCAATGCCGTGTACCTGTTGCAATTCATCCAAGCTGGCGTGCGCTAAGCCGATCAAACCACCGAATTTCATCAGCACCGCGTCGGCTAGTTGGAGCGCGCTGACCCCTTCCGCGCCGCTGCGCAGGATGATGGCCAGCAGTTCCCGCTGTGACATGCCCGTCCCGCCGATTTCGCGGAAGCGCTCGCGCGGGCGTTCGCCTTCGGGGATGTCACAGATGCGCGCGCGATATTCCGGCCGGCTGCCGGTGGCTTTGGCGTCGCTCGGTGACGGCTGAGTCTGGACGTCGCTCGCCATGTGGGCAGTATAATCGCCGATTGTCTGAGGCCGATGCGCAGCTTCCGAGTTTTGCAATGGTGGAAGTCTGCGAAAAACCCTCTCGCCTATGGTCGAAAACATCAGCAGCCTGATCGTCGCTGCCGTCAGCTTATGCAGCGCCATCATCGTCGCCTTGCTTGCCGGCATGACGATCTGGACCTTCCGCGACATCCGCTCGCGCACGCGCGACCCATTCGTGCAAATTCTGGCTACCGTCATGGTCGGGGTCATCCCCATCGGCGGCATCCTGGTGTATCTCATGCTCCGCCCGCGCGAGACGTTGAGCGAACAGTACGTGCGCGCCTTGGAGGAGGAGTCGCTGTTGGCCAGCATCGAGAATCAGGAGTTTTGTCCCACCTGCGGCCGGCGTGTGGATCCCGACATGCAGTTCTGTCCATCCTGCCACACGAAGCTGCGCAACGCATGCCCGAACTGTGGGCGAGCCGTGCATCTCTCGTGGGACTTGTGCCCGTACTGTGGCAGCCACCTGACGCCTGAGATGCCGGCCACGACGGTGGCCCGGCCGCAGCCAAAGCGCGTGAGCGTGGCAGCGCCGCAGGTGCCTGCGCCGGCGACGGCGGCGATCGCGCAGCCACCGGTGGCCAAGCCCGGTCTGCTGGATCGGGTGGGCGAAGCAATAGGTGAAGTGGTGGACAAAGTGACCTCGTTCGTGGCGCCGCCTGCGCCGAATGGACGCCCCAGCGACGATGCCGCGGGGATGCCGGCGCCCCCGCCTAGAGCGAATGTGAAAGCCGGCGCCAACAACGGCTTGCCTTCCCCCACTCAGCCGGCGAAGAAGCCCGCCGTCAGCCGGGAGGAATTGGAGTAGCCGGCGTCATCGTTGGCCCTATGCCGCTCTCCAATCAGCAAGTCGCCGCCATCTTCAACGACATCGCCGACCGCCTCGACATTCAGGGCGAGATCGTCTTCAAAGTGCGCGCCTATCGCACGGCTGCTGAGAATATCCTCAATGCCCCGCGCTCGGTGGCCGAGCTGTGGCAGGCGGGCGCGCTCGATCAAATCCCCGGCGTTGGCAAAGAGATCGCTGCCAAGATTGACGAGCTGATGCGCACGGGTCGGCTGGAGTTCTACGAGCGCCTGCGCGACGAAGTGCCGGACGGCGTGGCGCGCTATGTTGCGCGTGCCGAATGTGGGCCCGAAGCGCGTCAAGGAATTCTGGAGAGAAACTCGGCATCACCAGCGTGGACGACCTGGAAGCTGCCGCGCGGGCCGGAAAGTTGCGCGACTTGCCGCGCATGGGCGAGAAGGCCGAGCAGAAAATCCTGGCCGGCATTGAGTCTTTGAAGCGCCGCGCGACCGGTCGCATGCGCCTGGGCGATGTGCTGCCCCATTGCCCGGCGCATCGTCGCGGCGCTGCGCGAAGCGCCCGGCGTCCAAAAAGGCCGAATATGCCGGCTCGTTGCGCCGTGGTAAAGAGACGATCGGCGACTTGGATATCCTCGTCGCTGCCGCGGATCCCGCGCCGGCGATGCGAGCCTTCCTCGCGCAGCCTGACATCGCCGAGGTGCTTGCGGCAGGCGAGACCAAGAGCACGCGTGCGGCTGGAGAATGGCTTGCAAGTGGATGTGCGCGTTTGTGGCGCCGCGCGTGCTGCGGGCACAGCGCTTGCAATACTTCACCGGCAGCCAACTGCACAACATCAAGGTGCGTGAGCTGGCGCAGAAGAAAGGCTTGACGCTCAACGAATACGCCGTCTCCAAGGAGGGCGGCAAAGACAGCGCAGAAAGCGGTGAAACGTTCGAAGATGAGCCGGCGCTATACGCCCGCCTGGGGATGGCGTACATCCCGCCGGAACTGCGCGAGGATCGCGGCGAGGTGGAGAAGGCGTTGGAGCTGGGTCCAGGGCGCGTGGTGATGCCCGACCTGATTGACCTGCGCGACTTGAAGGGCGACCTGCAAATGCACACCACGTGGAGCGATGGCGCCGGCGACGTGATGAGCATGGCGCGCGCTGCGATCGCGCTGGGCTATGAATACATCCTGATCACCGACCACACCGCTGGCCTAGGCGTGGTGAACGGGCTGACGCCCGAGCGCATCACGCAGCAGCGCAAGGAGATTGATCGGGTGAATGCGCAGCTCAAAAAGGAAGGCCTTAAGTTCCGTGTGCTGCAGGGCGCTGAGGTGGAGGTGAAGAGCGACGGTTCGCTCGACTTGCCGGACGAGGTGCTCGCCCAGTTGGATCTGGTGCAGGCATCCGTTCATACGGCGCTGACTCAGCCGCGCGAGAAGATCACCGCGCGCGCCATTCAGGCGCTGCAAAACCCGCACGTGAACATCCTCGGCCATCCCTCCGGCCGGCTGCTCAACGAGCGCGAGGGTGCGGACTACGACTGGGAAGCGTTGTTCCGCGCGGCCCTCGAGCATGATGTCGCCCTGGAAATCAACGCCGATCCCAGCCGGCTTGACCTGAACGACGTGCTGGCGCAGCGCGCCGTCGCGCTGGGCTGCAAACTCAGCATCAGCACCGATGCGCATTCGCCCGATGGCCTGCGCAACATGATCCTAGGCGTCACAGTGGCGCGCCGCGCATGGGTGACCCCCGCTTCGGTCATCAACACCTGGCCGTTGGCTAAGCTGCTCAGGTGGGCGGATAAGTAGCGGAATCGCCGATGCCCACCGAGGCCGAATTCGCCTGGGCCAAGCAGACCCACTTCGAGCGCTGTGCCGGCCTGCAACGGCCGCGCCGCGCTAAGGCGCTGCTGGCCCCGGCGCTTACGCCCGACGATACGTTCGCCCTTGGCGCGCTCGGGTGGAGCCGCGTTGGCCTCTAGGCGGGACGCTTCGGGCTGTGGAACAGTGAGCTGGGCGCGAGTGGTGCTCTAATGGACGACATGATGACCCCACTTGCTGAAACGCATACCGACCGCTACTTTTCACCCGATCCTGCGGTGCGCGATGTGGCGCGCACGCTCTATGCGTCCATCGCTGCGTTGCCGCTCGTGTGTCCGCACGGCCACGTAGACCCGCGCGTCTTCGCCGATCCCGACTACCGCTTCGGCACACCGGCCGACCTGTTCATCATCCCCGATCACTACGTGGTGCGCATGCCTGTATTCGCACGGCGTGCCGATGGAAGACCTGCTGCCCACTGCTGAGGAGGAAGCCCACATGTCGGCGGAAGATAAGGCCGCGTCGCCATCGCGCGATCTGGCAGATCTTCGCCGATCATTTTCACCTCTTCCGCGGCACTCCCACCGGTTTGTGGATTCGCGACGAGTTGCGCGACATCTTCGGCATCCGCGAGAAGCTGACCGGCGCGAACGCGCCAGGACATCTACGACCGCATCGCAGAGAAGCTGGCGCAGCCCGACTTTCGCCCGCGCGCGCTCTATGCCCGCTTCAACATCGAGGTGTTGTGCACCACCCGACGCCGCAACCGATCCACTCGAACATCATCAACGCATTCGACAATCCGCATGGGGCGGGCGCATCCTACCCACCTTCCGGCCCGACGGCGTGATCAACCTGGATGTGCCTGACTGGCGCGCTAACATCGAGCGGCTGGCCGAGGCAAGCGGGTATCGCGATCACCCATTACGCCGCATTCCTCGCCGCAATCGAGCAGCGCCGCGCCTACTTCAAGGCGATGGGCGCCGTGGCCACCGATCACGCAGCGCTTACGCCGTTCACCGTCCTGCTGAGGCGGAGCGCGAGGCCGACGCGATCTTCCAGCGCGCCCTGCGCGGCGAGACCATGCCGGACGATGCGCCTCGCTTCACGGGGCACATGCTGATGCAGATGGCGCGCATGAGCGTCGAAGATGGTCTAGTGATGCAACTGCACGTCGGCGCGCGTGCGCAACCACAATCGCGCGGTGTTCGAGCGCTTCGGGCCGGACAAAGGCGCCCGATATTCCGGTGGCTACCGAATACACGCGCAACCTGCAGCCGCTGCTGAACGCCTTCGGCAACGATCGGCGCTTTCGGCTGATCCTCTTCACCCTGGACGAGGCGACCTACGCGCCGCGAACTGGCGCCGTTGGCCGGGCATTACCCCCGCCGTCCGGCTCGGCCGCCCCGTGGT
It encodes:
- a CDS encoding UPF0758 protein — protein: MASDVQTQPSPSDAKATGSRPEYRARICDIPEGERPRERFREIGGTGMSQRELLAIILRSGAEGVSALQLADAVLMKFGGLIGLAHASLDELQQVHGIGPVKAIEIKAALELGRRLALSTPDTRPQVKTPADAAQLLMPNMSLLEQEEVRIMLLDTRNRVLGTSMIYRGSLNGASVRVGEVFREAIRSNCASIIFAHNHPSGDPSPSAEDVAVTRALVQAGKLLNIEVLDHIIIAHHRYVSLKEQGLGFE
- a CDS encoding hypothetical protein (possible pseudo, frameshifted), which codes for MPLSNQQVAAIFNDIADRLDIQGEIVFKVRAYRTAAENILNAPRSVAELWQAGALDQIPGVGKEIAAKIDELMRTGRLEFYERLRDEVPDGVARYVARAECGPEARQGILERNSASPAWTTWKLPRGPESCATCRAWARRPSRKSWPALSL
- a CDS encoding hypothetical protein (possible pseudo, frameshifted); the protein is MCAFVAPRVLRAQRLQYFTGSQLHNIKVRELAQKKGLTLNEYAVSKEGGKDSAESGETFEDEPALYARLGMAYIPPELREDRGEVEKALELGPGRVVMPDLIDLRDLKGDLQMHTTWSDGAGDVMSMARAAIALGYEYILITDHTAGLGVVNGLTPERITQQRKEIDRVNAQLKKEGLKFRVLQGAEVEVKSDGSLDLPDEVLAQLDLVQASVHTALTQPREKITARAIQALQNPHVNILGHPSGRLLNEREGADYDWEALFRAALEHDVALEINADPSRLDLNDVLAQRAVALGCKLSISTDAHSPDGLRNMILGVTVARRAWVTPASVINTWPLAKLLRWADK
- a CDS encoding hypothetical protein (possible pseudo, frameshifted) gives rise to the protein MDDMMTPLAETHTDRYFSPDPAVRDVARTLYASIAALPLVCPHGHVDPRVFADPDYRFGTPADLFIIPDHYVVRMPVFARRADGRPAAHC
- a CDS encoding hypothetical protein (possible pseudo, frameshifted), which gives rise to MSAEDKAASPSRDLADLRRSFSPLPRHSHRFVDSRRVARHLRHPREADRRERARTSTTASQRSWRSPTFARARSMPASTSRCCAPPDAATDPLEHHQRIRQSAWGGRILPTFRPDGVINLDVPDWRANIERLAEASGYRDHPLRRIPRRNRAAPRLLQGDGRRGHRSRSAYAVHRPAEAEREADAIFQRALRGETMPDDAPRFTGHMLMQMARMSVEDGLVMQLHVGARAQPQSRGVRALRAGQRRPIFRWLPNTRATCSRC